In Nitratiruptor sp. YY09-18, a single window of DNA contains:
- a CDS encoding apolipoprotein N-acyltransferase, translating to MNIPLFQNFSGYSTIKLLIKSFLIALLLSAFLFLEYFGIKSRLLLSLFGIFGFYLLINCKRLFWVGFFIGLFWFWWIGMSFRYYDLKVFVPIAIIFIALFYGVLFKIIESIARIAAKIAPFLYHVILALALLVLSYIHPFGFNWFIPEIVFVDSYFGYDKLHFAFILTGLVLLSMKKILPALLGITLLLFALHSYPASPLAPLRIKLVTTHIPQDKKWKIEYLPTIIKQNFAAIDEAINEHYDVVVLPESAYPTFLQRNTALLLELLERSKKITIITGALHLQNSRVYNATYLFAKGNYTIMHKVVLVPFGEYVPLPKPLGKFVNHYFFNDATDFTPAKNLQIYSVDGVEFTNAICYEATADVIYTTPTQYIIAISNNAWFLPSYEPQLQNRIIKYYATIHHKTVYHATNIAQTKVIR from the coding sequence ATGAATATTCCTTTGTTTCAAAATTTTAGTGGATATTCTACCATTAAATTACTAATAAAATCCTTTCTCATAGCTCTGCTTTTAAGTGCCTTTTTATTTCTCGAATATTTTGGGATAAAGAGTAGATTGTTACTCTCTCTCTTTGGAATTTTTGGGTTTTATCTCCTCATCAACTGCAAGCGACTCTTTTGGGTTGGATTTTTTATAGGGCTTTTTTGGTTTTGGTGGATAGGTATGAGCTTTCGCTACTATGATCTCAAAGTCTTCGTACCAATTGCTATCATTTTCATAGCTCTTTTTTATGGAGTTCTTTTCAAGATTATTGAAAGCATTGCAAGAATTGCTGCAAAAATAGCACCTTTTCTCTATCACGTTATACTTGCTCTTGCGCTGTTAGTTCTAAGCTATATCCACCCTTTTGGATTTAACTGGTTCATCCCAGAGATCGTCTTTGTAGATAGCTATTTTGGCTATGATAAGCTTCACTTTGCATTCATTCTTACAGGATTGGTGCTGCTCTCAATGAAAAAAATCTTACCAGCACTCCTTGGTATCACTCTTTTACTCTTTGCGCTCCACTCCTATCCAGCCTCGCCGCTAGCACCACTGCGCATCAAACTTGTCACTACCCATATTCCCCAAGATAAGAAATGGAAAATTGAATATTTACCTACTATCATCAAGCAAAACTTTGCCGCGATCGATGAGGCAATTAATGAACACTACGATGTCGTAGTCTTGCCTGAGAGTGCATATCCCACATTTTTGCAGCGCAATACTGCACTGCTACTTGAGCTTTTAGAGAGAAGCAAAAAAATTACAATCATCACCGGTGCTTTACATCTGCAAAACTCCCGCGTCTACAATGCTACATACCTCTTTGCAAAAGGCAACTACACTATCATGCACAAAGTAGTACTCGTTCCATTTGGGGAGTATGTGCCGTTGCCAAAACCACTAGGAAAATTCGTCAACCACTACTTTTTCAATGATGCTACAGATTTTACTCCTGCAAAAAATCTACAAATCTATTCTGTCGATGGCGTAGAGTTTACCAATGCGATCTGCTATGAAGCCACAGCTGATGTTATCTATACAACACCTACACAATACATCATAGCCATCAGTAATAACGCCTGGTTTTTGCCATCATATGAACCACAACTGCAAAATCGTATAATTAAATATTATGCTACAATACACCATAAAACAGTCTACCATGCAACAAATATCGCCCAGACAAAGGTTATTCGATGA
- the cysK gene encoding cysteine synthase A → MIAHKVTDLIGKTPLLQLEENIYAKCEFKNPGGSVKDRIAYNMIKEALDQGVIDKSTPLVEPTSGNTGIAMAMIAAALGMQAIIIMPESMSIERRRILEFLGAKLILTPASEGMKGAIQKALELTEEGAYMLNQFENPANPAMHEKTTAQEILEDLPDIDIFVAGVGTGGTITGVGRVLAPKGVKIVAVEPKKSPVLSGGKPGPHKIQGIGAGFIPRIVDTSLFAEIITIEDEEAIATSKELARTKGVMVGISSGANVAAAKKLASRYPDKKIVTVLCDTAERYLSTDLFA, encoded by the coding sequence ATGATCGCACACAAAGTTACTGATCTTATTGGCAAAACACCACTTTTGCAGCTTGAAGAAAATATCTATGCAAAATGTGAATTTAAAAACCCCGGCGGTAGTGTGAAAGACCGTATCGCCTACAATATGATTAAAGAGGCCCTCGATCAAGGAGTCATCGATAAATCGACTCCCCTAGTAGAACCAACAAGCGGCAATACCGGTATAGCGATGGCTATGATCGCAGCAGCTCTTGGAATGCAAGCAATTATCATCATGCCTGAATCGATGAGTATTGAGCGCAGACGCATCTTAGAGTTTCTTGGAGCCAAACTCATCCTTACACCAGCAAGTGAAGGGATGAAGGGAGCTATCCAAAAAGCGCTAGAACTTACCGAGGAGGGAGCATATATGCTCAACCAATTTGAAAACCCTGCAAACCCAGCTATGCATGAAAAAACCACTGCGCAAGAGATTTTGGAAGATCTGCCTGATATTGATATCTTTGTTGCTGGTGTAGGGACAGGTGGAACCATCACGGGAGTTGGAAGAGTTCTAGCTCCTAAGGGAGTAAAAATAGTAGCAGTAGAGCCCAAAAAATCTCCAGTGCTCAGTGGGGGCAAACCAGGACCTCACAAGATTCAAGGAATTGGTGCAGGATTTATTCCTCGCATTGTTGATACCTCTTTGTTTGCTGAGATTATTACTATCGAAGATGAAGAGGCAATTGCAACAAGCAAAGAGCTAGCACGCACAAAAGGGGTAATGGTAGGTATAAGTAGTGGCGCAAATGTGGCTGCAGCAAAAAAATTAGCAAGCAGATACCCAGATAAAAAAATTGTCACGGTTTTATGTGATACAGCTGAACGCTATCTCTCTACCGATCTTTTTGCATGA
- a CDS encoding aminotransferase class IV family protein codes for MKKLFFETIRIENGEIKNISYHNRRCNETRHQHFQTSHEIDLEEFINPPKKGLFRCKIIYAKNIESTNYYPYTPKIPHSFSLQYANIEYSYKYLDRSKIDALKQQSPTDDIIIVKEGLLTDTSIANIAFWYKGEWLTPASPLLPGTTRARLLEQRRIKEAPLTPKECKKFDKMAIMNAMIDFCILDSFIIKGL; via the coding sequence ATGAAAAAACTCTTCTTTGAAACTATTCGCATAGAAAATGGAGAGATTAAAAACATCTCCTACCACAACAGGCGCTGTAACGAAACGCGCCATCAACACTTTCAAACTTCTCATGAAATAGATTTAGAAGAGTTTATCAATCCTCCAAAAAAGGGGCTTTTTCGCTGTAAAATAATCTATGCCAAAAATATCGAGAGTACCAACTACTATCCCTATACTCCAAAAATTCCCCACTCCTTTTCTCTGCAGTATGCAAATATCGAGTATAGCTACAAGTATCTAGATAGAAGCAAAATTGATGCTCTCAAGCAGCAATCCCCAACTGATGATATAATCATCGTCAAAGAAGGGCTCCTCACAGATACCTCTATCGCCAATATCGCCTTTTGGTACAAAGGAGAGTGGCTTACACCCGCAAGTCCTCTCCTCCCAGGCACAACAAGAGCAAGACTCTTGGAGCAAAGAAGAATCAAAGAGGCACCTCTCACACCAAAAGAGTGCAAAAAATTTGATAAAATGGCTATTATGAATGCAATGATCGATTTTTGTATACTTGATAGTTTCATTATAAAAGGACTATGA
- a CDS encoding LysR family transcriptional regulator: MIKDFTKLETFLVVIKEKSFSKASAKLGISQPAVTQQIKFLEEQLDAKLIERKKNGVRLTKEGEEVYKIAQKIAKCIQNAEQELLKVINKEMTFILGASFTIGNYILPQIIGEIRKVIENDILIKVDVSEKIVDNVLDKKYDLGLIESPIFKDGLIYREWMEDELVLFSNTKLPRYVRTEDLYRFNWICREEGSHTRKLVAETFENLGVSCKKFNVISEVSSSTAVVNSVLRAPVDKEHPTVSIISRYAIEDELESGRLFEAKIKGEKIKRKFYICYLKERKNDPFLMKIVDLLLKFKK; the protein is encoded by the coding sequence ATGATTAAAGATTTTACAAAATTAGAGACATTTTTGGTAGTTATAAAAGAGAAGAGTTTTTCAAAAGCAAGTGCTAAACTTGGCATCTCGCAGCCAGCCGTGACACAACAGATAAAATTTTTAGAAGAACAACTTGATGCAAAACTGATTGAGCGTAAAAAGAATGGCGTGAGACTTACAAAAGAGGGTGAAGAGGTTTATAAAATTGCGCAAAAGATTGCCAAATGTATCCAAAATGCTGAACAGGAACTTCTCAAAGTAATTAATAAGGAGATGACATTTATTCTTGGAGCCTCTTTTACAATTGGTAACTATATCCTGCCACAAATCATTGGAGAGATTAGAAAAGTTATAGAAAATGATATTCTCATCAAAGTGGATGTAAGTGAGAAGATCGTCGATAATGTTTTAGACAAAAAATATGATCTAGGGCTCATTGAGTCTCCGATATTTAAAGATGGACTCATTTATCGTGAGTGGATGGAGGATGAGCTTGTGCTCTTTAGTAATACCAAGCTGCCACGCTATGTACGTACAGAAGATCTCTATAGATTTAACTGGATATGCAGGGAAGAGGGAAGTCACACGCGTAAACTTGTAGCAGAAACTTTCGAAAATCTTGGAGTCAGCTGTAAAAAATTTAATGTAATCAGTGAAGTAAGCTCTTCAACTGCTGTGGTCAATTCTGTTTTGCGTGCTCCTGTAGACAAGGAGCATCCAACAGTATCAATCATCTCACGCTACGCAATAGAGGATGAGTTAGAGAGTGGAAGACTCTTTGAAGCAAAGATCAAGGGCGAAAAGATCAAGAGGAAATTTTATATCTGCTATCTCAAAGAGCGTAAAAATGATCCATTTTTGATGAAAATCGTGGATCTCTTGCTCAAATTCAAAAAGTAA
- a CDS encoding ATP-dependent helicase, translating into MEKILQELNEEQRKAATTIDGPILVLAGAGSGKTKTITTRLAYLISIGIDPASILTLTFTNKAAKEMRERALSMLDSTIYPPLLCTFHKFGLLFLKFHIQRLGRDNNFVIIDTDDKKRILKSFKPDIAIPLIASEISKYKNTLIDPETAIANAKLPNYKKIANYYQKYQEYLEKNNLVDFDDLLVLTYKILDQDEALCQEISQKYQFIMIDEYQDTNELQNLLVKKLCTAHNNICVVGDDDQSIYGWRGANVKNILEFPNEFANTKVIKLEKNYRSTQKILEAANNLIAHNRNRLGKTLVATLGEGDDIDIKSYTDEQQEASEIGKKILSLIDKGVSPKEIAVLFRINALSRSIEEAFNKLSLPFKLVGAIRFYERAEIKDIISYLRIITNPLDDFSLKRIINKPKRGIGKATVEKLEREAKKSRVSILEYLNNTDADTLAALVGKKNAKTLNAFITTIKQLQEFAQNQGLYNFIEEFENKIGLKKYYASMPDGFERIANIDEFYGLFRDYVKQNPENSLEDFINDLSLQSDQDQIGGDAISIMSVHASKGLEFGHVFIIGLEEGFFPLTGDGCDIEEERRLGYVAMTRAKERLYLSHVQSRFYKGRRATLDKSRFIGEAGLCKASVKIEKRAGFKKGDLVRHKIFGIGRVIGVSRAGREYKLTINFGGQQRDILSSFVERV; encoded by the coding sequence ATGGAGAAGATTTTACAAGAGCTTAATGAAGAACAGCGCAAAGCAGCAACGACTATAGATGGACCTATTTTAGTCCTTGCAGGGGCCGGAAGTGGCAAAACGAAGACTATAACTACAAGATTAGCTTATCTTATTAGTATTGGTATAGATCCAGCCTCAATTTTGACTCTCACATTTACCAATAAAGCTGCCAAGGAGATGCGAGAACGTGCACTCTCAATGCTTGATAGCACTATCTATCCTCCCCTTTTGTGCACCTTTCACAAGTTTGGCCTGCTCTTTTTGAAATTTCACATACAAAGACTAGGTAGAGATAACAACTTCGTCATTATTGACACAGATGATAAAAAGCGTATTCTCAAATCGTTCAAACCAGATATTGCAATCCCCCTTATTGCTAGTGAGATATCCAAATACAAAAATACGCTTATCGATCCAGAAACAGCCATAGCAAATGCGAAACTTCCCAATTACAAAAAAATAGCAAACTATTACCAAAAGTATCAGGAGTATTTGGAAAAGAATAATCTTGTAGATTTTGATGATCTTTTGGTTCTTACATACAAAATTCTTGACCAAGATGAGGCACTTTGTCAAGAAATTAGTCAAAAGTATCAGTTTATTATGATTGATGAGTATCAAGACACCAATGAGTTGCAAAATCTATTGGTTAAGAAGCTTTGCACTGCACACAACAATATCTGCGTAGTGGGCGATGATGATCAAAGTATCTATGGATGGCGTGGTGCAAATGTGAAAAATATTTTGGAATTTCCCAATGAGTTTGCCAATACAAAAGTGATCAAGCTAGAAAAGAATTACCGCTCTACCCAAAAGATACTTGAAGCTGCCAATAATCTCATAGCCCATAATCGCAATCGTCTTGGCAAAACTCTTGTAGCTACGCTTGGAGAGGGTGATGATATCGATATTAAAAGCTATACAGATGAGCAGCAAGAGGCCTCAGAAATTGGCAAAAAGATTCTCTCCCTTATAGATAAAGGAGTCTCACCCAAAGAGATTGCCGTGCTCTTTCGCATCAATGCACTCAGCCGCTCTATTGAAGAGGCTTTTAATAAGCTCTCATTGCCCTTTAAACTTGTAGGAGCAATTCGCTTTTACGAAAGAGCCGAAATCAAAGATATCATCAGCTATCTTCGTATCATTACCAATCCACTCGATGACTTTTCACTCAAGCGTATCATCAATAAACCAAAAAGAGGTATTGGAAAAGCTACTGTTGAAAAGCTTGAGAGAGAAGCAAAAAAGAGTAGAGTATCAATTTTGGAATACCTCAACAATACTGATGCAGATACTCTCGCAGCTTTGGTTGGTAAGAAAAACGCAAAAACATTAAATGCATTTATAACTACAATCAAACAACTCCAAGAGTTTGCTCAAAATCAGGGTCTTTACAACTTCATAGAAGAGTTTGAAAACAAAATTGGCCTCAAAAAATACTACGCATCGATGCCAGACGGATTTGAGCGTATCGCAAATATTGATGAATTTTATGGGCTTTTTCGTGATTATGTCAAACAAAACCCAGAAAATTCACTAGAAGATTTTATCAATGACCTCTCCCTCCAAAGCGACCAGGATCAAATTGGAGGAGACGCAATCTCTATCATGAGTGTACATGCAAGTAAGGGGTTGGAGTTTGGCCATGTGTTTATTATAGGGCTTGAAGAGGGATTTTTCCCACTCACAGGAGATGGATGTGATATAGAAGAAGAGAGACGCTTAGGATATGTAGCAATGACAAGAGCCAAGGAGCGTCTCTACCTCAGCCATGTCCAAAGCCGCTTCTATAAAGGACGCAGAGCTACGCTTGATAAGAGTCGCTTCATTGGTGAAGCGGGACTTTGCAAAGCAAGTGTCAAGATTGAAAAACGTGCAGGATTTAAAAAGGGTGATCTTGTCAGACATAAAATCTTTGGTATTGGTCGCGTCATTGGAGTGAGTCGTGCGGGACGTGAATATAAACTCACTATCAATTTCGGAGGGCAGCAGCGCGATATTCTCTCTAGTTTTGTGGAGAGGGTATGA
- the truB gene encoding tRNA pseudouridine(55) synthase TruB (catalyzes isomerization of specific uridines in RNA to pseudouridine; responsible for residues in T loops of many tRNAs), whose product MNRLFVGYKPQFLSSNAYLSQIKRKYHVKKAGFSGTLDPFACGTLIIAFGAYTKLFRFLKKYPKEYIATLWLGAHSPSLDIEKIDRIDEVKKRSVQEIEAVLDSFVGQFTYTPPKYSAKKVGGTRAYKMIDKDIALPQVASTIYEIELLNYSHPFITFRSVVSEGTYIRSLGEHIAQKLRTTGALSYLERTREGAFVYEDEKPLDPLQFLITKPNSTTLSAQQILHGKKLKCRDLAVCENGIYHLVFDTFFTIIEIENYKIKYLLNNLPRS is encoded by the coding sequence ATGAATCGACTCTTTGTGGGATACAAACCGCAATTTCTCTCCTCCAATGCCTATCTTAGCCAGATTAAGCGCAAATACCACGTCAAAAAAGCTGGGTTTTCCGGTACACTCGACCCTTTTGCTTGTGGAACACTCATCATTGCTTTTGGAGCCTATACGAAACTCTTTCGCTTTTTGAAAAAATACCCCAAAGAGTATATCGCTACCCTTTGGCTAGGAGCCCATAGCCCAAGTCTTGATATAGAAAAGATTGATCGTATTGATGAGGTCAAAAAGCGCTCAGTCCAAGAGATTGAAGCTGTTTTAGACTCATTTGTAGGCCAATTTACCTATACTCCTCCAAAGTATAGCGCCAAGAAAGTTGGCGGCACAAGAGCATATAAAATGATCGACAAAGATATAGCCCTCCCGCAGGTCGCATCTACAATCTATGAAATTGAACTTTTAAACTACTCCCACCCTTTTATCACTTTTAGAAGTGTGGTAAGCGAGGGGACATATATCCGTAGTCTTGGAGAGCACATCGCGCAAAAACTTAGGACAACTGGAGCTTTGAGTTATCTTGAGCGTACACGTGAAGGTGCATTTGTCTATGAAGATGAAAAGCCCCTTGATCCTCTCCAATTTCTTATCACTAAGCCAAACAGTACTACTCTTAGTGCCCAGCAGATTCTCCATGGCAAAAAGCTTAAATGCAGAGATCTTGCAGTTTGTGAAAATGGGATCTACCATCTTGTCTTTGATACATTTTTTACTATCATAGAGATTGAAAATTACAAAATCAAATATCTTCTCAACAATCTCCCAAGGAGCTAG